A genome region from Haliotis asinina isolate JCU_RB_2024 chromosome 11, JCU_Hal_asi_v2, whole genome shotgun sequence includes the following:
- the LOC137256321 gene encoding prostatic acid phosphatase-like, whose amino-acid sequence MRLLIVLILLTIVDTISPSHSTTLRLVQILFRHGDRSPTHVYPTDPYQEDSWPQGLGQLSKVGMQQMYEVGQFIRTRYVGSGFLTANYTNTEIHIRSTDIDRTLMSAYCVLTGLYPAEGKQAWNGTLPWQPIPVHTVPRSEDYLLYLHCPTYEKAYEELLQSPAMLKIQNQHKDLIDYISQHSGLNATLDSLLHIMDPLLCEKINKKPYPPWLMVNNTAENILKLIDLKVQVRTSTPDLARIRGGPLLGRMIQNMKDKMTNKLSRKALLFSAHDSTIEAFLSALKVFNNLYVPYGSSVFVELHVVKDTPVVKVFYRNDTTAQPYLLKLSGCSDPCPMAELEQLTQHMIPEDSKAMCEGDGHTTHRNLSGATVAAAVLVPVILAMFLAILAVRFMQERKRQALYRYRPVNEHL is encoded by the exons ATGAGACTcttaatagttttgattttattgacaATAGTGGATACCATAAGCCCATCCCATTCAACAACCTTACGTTTAGTACAAATT CTGTTTCGCCATGGTGACCGTAGTCCAACCCATGTGTACCCCACAGACCCATATCAGGAAGACTCCTGGCCACAGGGACTGGGTCAGCTGTCCAAG GTGGGCATGCAACAGATGTATGAAGTTGGTCAGTTCATCAGAACACGCTATGTAGGGAGTGGATTCTTAACAGCCAACTACACAAACACAGAG ATACACATCCGTAGCACAGACATCGACAGGACGTTGATGAGTGCCTACTGTGTTCTCACTGGCCTTTATCCAGCAGAGGGCAAGCAAGCTTGGAATGGTACATTACCATGGCAACCAATTCCAGTTCATACAGTTCCTAGATCGGAGGACTAT TTGCTGTACTTGCACTGCCCGACATACGAGAAAGCCTATGAAGAGCTGCTTCAGAGTCCTGCCATGCTGAAGATACAGAACCAACACAAG GATCTTATAGACTACATCTCACAGCATTCTGGTCTCAATGCTACACTTGACAGCCTTCTTCATATAATGGATCCCCTTCTGTGTGAG AAAATAAACAAGAAGCCCTATCCACCATGGCTGATGGTGAACAATACAGCAGAGAACATTTTGAAGCTGATAGATCTGAAAGTTCAAGTGAGAACAAGTACTCCTGACCTGGCTCGTATCAGGGGAG GTCCACTGCTTGGAAGAATGATACAGAACATGAAAGACAAGATGACTAATAAGTTGTCAAGAAAAGCTCTTCTCTTCTCAGCA CATGACTCCACAATCGAAGCCTTTCTAAGTGCACTGAAGGTATTCAATAACCTGTACGTCCCATATGGATCCAGCGTCTTTGTGGAACTACATGTTGTCAAGGATACCCCTGTTGTCAAAGTGTTCTATAGAAATGACACAACTGCTCAACCATATCTGCTCAAGTTATCAG GCTGTAGTGATCCCTGCCCCATGGCAGAACTGGAACAACTCACACAGCATATGATACCAGAAGATTCCAAGGCAATGTGTGAGGGTGACGGACACACGACACACAGGAACCTGTCAG GAGCAACGGTAGCTGCAGCTGTCCTCGTCCCGGTCATCCTGGCCATGTTCCTGGCCATCCTGGCAGTCAGGTTTATGCAAGAGAGGAAGCGCCAAGCTTTGTACCGATACCGACCAGTCAACGAACACTTGTGA